A single region of the Phycisphaerae bacterium genome encodes:
- the tssK gene encoding type VI secretion system baseplate subunit TssK, protein MFLRPHHLQSGQRYLEALIRTALDSSRPFAWGFTELHVAKEPLENFTLRLDRSTIRLKDGTWVRIPDNTEVDPLNFKEQIEQNRGVVDIFFGVPTMQEVRANAVSLENPESTTGSPRYEPHPVSRRDENTGENPQIVYTRRMRGRLFTQFDDMTGYEVVRVGRVKRTDRAGALPEMDDLGTGPLLALQADAGLSVLVRSLSDQIEAKDEVLAREAREHRMLFTDGVAANTEHLIKLHVLNEVRGGMKALLQCPVLHPFDVFTTFAKLVGHLSVFHEDLVPIDIPNYDHDRPGDSLERLRARIVVLLEAMRPVAYIERPFVLKKDDTGREGLEVELDRKWIDENLEMFVALIADDLDINELYAHVYQKLDMKLASPSRSRRIHNIAVKGLSLQIKSVPAGSLPRRQNLHYFKVDKTIGPDRTDYWKECEQERGIRMSIREGQLAGMTRFKPALYVALKS, encoded by the coding sequence ATGTTTCTCCGACCGCATCACCTGCAATCCGGTCAACGCTATCTGGAGGCATTGATCCGGACGGCTCTGGATTCGTCTCGCCCATTCGCGTGGGGCTTCACTGAACTGCACGTTGCGAAAGAGCCGCTCGAGAACTTCACGCTGCGGCTTGATCGATCCACGATCCGACTCAAGGACGGCACCTGGGTGCGCATTCCGGACAACACCGAGGTCGATCCGCTCAACTTCAAAGAGCAGATTGAGCAGAATCGGGGCGTCGTCGATATCTTTTTCGGCGTTCCGACGATGCAGGAAGTCCGTGCCAACGCCGTTTCGCTGGAGAATCCTGAATCAACCACGGGTTCGCCTCGATACGAGCCGCATCCTGTCAGCCGCCGGGATGAAAACACCGGAGAGAATCCGCAGATTGTCTACACGCGGCGCATGCGCGGCCGCCTCTTCACGCAATTTGACGATATGACGGGCTACGAAGTCGTGCGTGTCGGCCGGGTGAAACGGACGGATCGGGCTGGCGCGCTGCCGGAGATGGACGACCTGGGCACCGGACCCCTGCTCGCATTACAGGCGGACGCGGGTTTGAGTGTGCTGGTCCGATCGCTATCGGATCAGATTGAAGCAAAGGACGAGGTCCTGGCACGAGAAGCGCGTGAACACCGGATGTTGTTTACGGATGGCGTTGCAGCCAATACCGAGCATCTGATCAAACTGCATGTGCTGAATGAAGTTCGAGGCGGGATGAAAGCGCTGCTCCAGTGCCCGGTGCTTCATCCGTTCGATGTGTTTACAACCTTCGCGAAGCTGGTCGGACATCTTTCCGTCTTTCACGAGGACCTCGTCCCGATCGACATTCCGAATTATGACCACGACCGCCCGGGCGATTCACTCGAGCGTCTGCGTGCGCGGATCGTCGTGTTGCTTGAAGCGATGCGGCCGGTCGCGTACATCGAAAGGCCGTTCGTTCTCAAGAAGGACGATACGGGCCGGGAAGGGCTCGAGGTGGAACTCGATCGCAAGTGGATCGACGAGAATCTGGAGATGTTCGTGGCGCTGATCGCGGACGATCTGGATATCAACGAGCTTTACGCGCATGTCTATCAGAAGCTGGACATGAAGCTTGCCTCGCCGTCGCGATCGCGGCGCATCCACAATATCGCGGTCAAGGGCCTCTCACTGCAGATCAAGTCGGTACCGGCGGGTTCACTTCCGCGTCGTCAGAATCTGCACTACTTCAAGGTGGACAAGACGATCGGTCCGGATCGCACGGATTATTGGAAGGAATGTGAGCAGGAGCGCGGCATTCGCATGAGCATTCGGGAGGGTCAGCTTGCCGGGATGACCCGATTCAAGCCGGCGCTCTATGTTGCATTGAAAAGCTAA